One window of the Babesia bovis T2Bo chromosome 2, whole genome shotgun sequence genome contains the following:
- a CDS encoding putative 40S ribosomal protein S11, producing the protein MDRGDVQVHKAYQKQPNVSVLKFQKLGRKSRYYKDVGMGFETPKEAKEGTYIDKKCPFTGNVSIRGRIIKGMVLSAKMKRTIIMRVSYLHYVKKYNRFEKRHRNIPCHCSPCFEPTAGDIVTVGQCRPLSKTVRFNVLKVEKNQIFGNPRKQFRLF; encoded by the exons ATGGATCGCGGAGATGTTCAG GTCCACAAAGCTTACCAAAAGCAGCCCAATGTCAGCGTTTTGAAGTTTCAGAAATTGGGACGTAAGTCTCGTTACTACAAAGATGTTGGTATGGGTTTCGAGACTCCCAAGGAGGCTAAGGAAGGCACCTACATTGACAAGAAGTGCCCATTCACTGGCAATGTCTCAATCCGTGGAAGGATTATCAA GGGAATGGTTCTCTCCGCCAAGATGAAGCGTACCATCATCATGCGTGTGAGCTACCTTCACTATGTGAAGAAGTACAATCGTTTTGAGAAGCGCCACAGGAACATTCCCTGCCACTGCTCTCCATGCTTCGAGCCCACTGCCGGAGACATTGTCACTGTTGGTCAGTGCAGGCCCCTATCGAAAACAGTTCGTTTCAACGTTCTTAAGGTTGAAAAGAACCAAATTTTCGGTAACCCTAGGAAACAGTTCCGCCTGTTCTAA
- a CDS encoding CG8 — protein sequence MYTSTIVLRLQSPYKGGLLIKRTFATTPPIHHLPPPPPREYNEDGTPKRYRNSKPMYKHKYNWEYWTLRPAGMFHTVLVGEFGRQHRPWTAFLLQYPSHVVAIPFILTLFTMAFIFQNSFLIGIKPKRYTIEWIEAQKERELAENTNPITRYLDRRRRERGSTWMLRQYMPSHPYFVFLGDYYKDPDAE from the exons ATGTATACGTCGACTATAGTACTGCGTCTGCAGTCGCCATATAAAGGTG GCTTGTTAATTAAACGTACTTTTGCTACGACTCCACCAATACACCATCTACCGCCACCTCCACCTAGGGAGTACAATGAGGATGGCACACCTAAGAGATATCGCAACTCGAAGCCTATGTACAAGCACAAATACAATTGGGAATATTGGACATTGCGTCCTGCTGGCATGTTCCACACGGTATTAGTTGGGGAATTCGGTAGGCAACACAGACCATGGACTGCTTTTCTGTTGCAGTACCCATCGCATGTGGTTGCCATACCCTTCATACTTACTTTGTTTACCATGGCTTTCATTTTCCAAAACTCGTTCCTTATTGGTATTAAGCCTAAGCGTTATACCATTGAGTGGATAGAAGCACAGAAGGAAAGGGAGCTTGCTGAGAACACCAATCCCATCACCAGATACCTTGACAGAAGGCGCCGT GAACGTGGATCAACTTGGATGCTTCGCCAGTACATGCCAAGCCACCCCTACTTTGTTTTCCTTGGTGACTACTACAAGGACCCGGACGCCGAATAG
- a CDS encoding Mitochondrial ribosomal protein L51 / S25 / CI-B8 domain family protein, translating into MSTLGIWQLKSVVLKYSETGHSSRGVRYYLRHLLDTFQRRHPHVEVKTQHEQYELPSVLFSYLDGSKYNISLKDLEARHIEEIIQLHCNSAGGMEFLKHGGSRVWTTNRSIQGLWKPTQESQNVALSWFKSKDALSKGRKLTPRSLPKYSAKSLVLNCDAVKGNGRWGDEKVFPRGFDQQYLKDIFTRPFIDDEIARTRYTRECDRNDAS; encoded by the exons ATGTCTACGCTTGGTATCTGGCAGCTGAAGTCAGTTGTTCTTAAATACAGTGAGACTGGCCATAGCAGTAGAGGAGTAAGGTACTATTTGCGACACCTCTTGGATACGTTCCAACGCCGTCACCCGCATGTGGAGGTCAAAACTCAACATGAGCAATATGAGCTACCCTCAGTGTTATTTAG TTATCTCGATGGGTCAAAGTATAATATTAGCCTGAAAGATTTAGAAGCGCGCCATATTGAGGAGATAATACAACTCCATTGCAATTCAGCTGGTGGTATGGAGTTTTTAAAACACGGCGGGTCACGAGTATGGACAACAAACAGGTCCATACAG GGTCTTTGGAAACCTACACAAGAATCGCAAAATGTCGCATTATCATGGTTCAAATCGAAGGATGCACTTTCCAAAGGGAGAAAATTAACACCTAG GTCGCTCCCTAAATATTCCGCAAAATCATTGGTACTCAACTGCGATGCAGTAAAAGGAAATGGCCGATGGGGAGATGAGAAGGTCTTTCCTCGCGGCTTTGATCAGCAATACCTAAAAGACATTTTTACACGGCCATttattgatgatgaaatagCACGCACACGATATACTCGTGAATGTGATCGCAATGATGCATCGTAG
- a CDS encoding 26S proteasome non-ATPase regulatory subunit 9 domain protein translates to MEQKSANNDTIARINELSKIRKDIEVEMEALLNYLNSEECKHVGMKGPLVDEEQYPRSDIDICAVRNARHRINCLHTDYKELEDKLAQALHELHNKKDVV, encoded by the coding sequence ATGGAGCAAAAGTCGGCAAATAACGACACAATCGCACGAATCAATGAACTTAGTAAAATAAGGAAGGACATTGAAGTTGAAATGGAGGCACTTCTAAATTATCTAAACAGTGAAGAATGCAAACACGTTGGCATGAAAGGACCACTGGTTGATGAAGAACAATACCCGAGAAGCGACATTGACATCTGTGCGGTAAGAAACGCTCGACATCGGATCAATTGCCTACATACGGACTACAAAGAACTAGAAGATAAGCTAGCACAGGCGCTACATGAACTGCACAACAAGAAAGATGTTGTATAG